From Plasmodium chabaudi chabaudi strain AS genome assembly, chromosome: 12, the proteins below share one genomic window:
- a CDS encoding WD repeat-containing protein 55, putative (term=annotation;date=20170106;qualifier=removed_product=nucleolar Jumonji domain interacting protein, putative (PMID:20078859);qualifier=added_product=wd repeat-containing protein, putative;curatorName=ucb@sanger.ac.uk;~term=annotation;date=20171118;qualifier=added_gene_name=WDR55;qualifier=removed_product=wd repeat-containing protein, putative;qualifier=added_product=wd repeat-containing protein 55, putative;qualifier=added_GO:0006364;qualifier=added_GO:0005730;curatorName=ucb@sanger.ac.uk;~iprscan;InterPro:IPR036322 : WD40-repeat-containing domain superfamily;Superfamily:SSF50978; score=3.66E-34;query 7-300;description=WD40-repeat-containing domain superfamily;~iprscan;InterPro:IPR024977 : Anaphase-promoting complex subunit 4, WD40 domain;Pfam:PF12894; score=8.6E-6;query 18-105;description=Anaphase-promoting complex subunit 4, WD40 domain;~iprscan;InterPro:IPR001680 : WD40 repeat;SMART:SM00320; score=42.0;query 130-168;description=WD40 repeat;~iprscan;InterPro:IPR001680 : WD40 repeat;SMART:SM00320; score=1.4;query 46-85;description=WD40 repeat;~iprscan;InterPro:IPR001680 : WD40 repeat;SMART:SM00320; score=0.19;query 87-125;description=WD40 repeat;~iprscan;InterPro:IPR001680 : WD40 repeat;SMART:SM00320; score=49.0;query 177-213;description=WD40 repeat;~iprscan;InterPro:IPR001680 : WD40 repeat;SMART:SM00320; score=7.9;query 1-39;description=WD40 repeat) yields the protein MNDIYTSIKCKSLVFDVDFHPKLDFICTGLLDGNLLLYKLKEEKKKFQKKWNIDNNENSVRLVSFSNNGKNILAAFSDSKCSVFDITGDILWTNKCHKHPISSILYTGLNTFLTADESGIIKHWDIRDKSNKPIHKIKEFDDTISCMVLDREENSVSVASGGYLGLFDILNKKRIHSNTISQEYKDEFLCCNFISHNSKIVSTTMGGNIIVFSRSPWGCVESKIKANKNMINTFVKINDNAILFGTSDGLIQTAHFNPNKLGDVIAKNNAGDSIEKLTINNKKNLLASISHDYSIDFYQIKVKDSHISNSTKKKKKSFFRDL from the coding sequence atgaatgatatatatacatcgATAAAATGTAAAAGTCTAGTTTTTGACGTTGATTTTCACCCAAAATTAGATTTTATATGTACTGGCTTATTAGATggaaatttattattatataaattaaaagaagaaaaaaaaaagtttcaaaaaaaatggaatatagataataatgaaaattcaGTTAGATTAGTATCCTTTTCAAATAACgggaaaaatattttggcAGCATTTTCAGACAGTAAATGTTCTGTGTTTGATATTACTGGGGATATCTTATGGACAAATAAATGCCATAAACATCCTATATCctcaattttatatacaggATTAAACACATTTTTAACAGCAGACGAATCAGGTATTATAAAGCATTGGGATATTAGAGATAAATCAAATAAGCCTatccataaaataaaagaatttgATGATACCATATCATGTATGGTATTAGATAGAGAAGAAAATTCAGTTAGTGTTGCCTCTGGTGGATATTTAGGATTGTTTgacattttaaataaaaaaagaattcaTTCGAATACCATATCACAAGAATATAAAGATGAGTTTTTATGTtgcaattttatttcccataattcaaaaattgTAAGTACAACGATGGGGggaaatataattgttttttcaaGAAGCCCATGGGGGTGTGTAgaatcaaaaataaaagcaaataaaaacatgATAAATACttttgttaaaataaatgacaATGCAATTTTATTCGGTACATCAGACGGTTTAATACAAACTGCTCATTTTAACCCAAACAAACTTGGTGATGTAATTGCAAAAAACAATGCAGGGGACTCCATTGAAAAACTAAcgattaataataaaaaaaacttattAGCAAGTATATCCCATGATTATTCTATTGATTTTTATCAGATAAAAGTAAAAGATTCTCATATATCTAACTcaaccaaaaaaaaaaaaaaatccttTTTTCGTGATTTGTAA
- a CDS encoding conserved Plasmodium protein, unknown function (tmhmm; query 1-361; ~;query 1-61; ~;query 62-84; ~;query 85-360) has translation MEMSDLNNKQGGNICKYRNKRIVKEIDDIHEFIKTYPHTNEELNNYFIKKDRQNSVSPFKRFIFYILTQIASILAVCIIIFCVGFLIGNNISSKSSIINSISNSYYLSNNIGAVLIIDKPSSQNTDSSNDVNNVLTLNMMINFNFNYNNIFMGTLISKVLLYYYPANAIKLNPNEYCYNVYNSNIINDGIRKHKTDFGKNSDDYISFLQDESLIFLNYSIKENRNIKITYINDLLFSKLTSYPIAGSDITVSPGIMHGISSINTLISVNYIIKDTNIQDNLLNDCKLGRIYLRLDLVDPRIKTMFFRFTPQIGTFLPFKIPCEIKNGKTVTNENKEFRDNLIKQHKMQRSAIKNISLFMN, from the coding sequence atggaaatgtCAGACttgaataataaacaagGTGGGAATATATGCAAGTATAGAAATAAACGTATAGTAAAGGAAATAGATGATATTCATGAGTTTATAAAAACGTATCCACATACAAAtgaagaattaaataattattttataaaaaaggataGACAAAATTCAGTATCACCATTTAAAaggtttattttttatatattaacacaAATAGCAAGTATATTAGCtgtatgtataataatattttgtgtaGGCTTTTTAATAGggaataatatatcatcaaAATCGTCTATAATAAATTCAATAAGTAATagttattatttatcaaataatataggaGCAGTATTAATTATTGACAAACCCTCGAGTCAAAATACGGACTCATCAAATGATGTAAATAATGTTTTAACTTTAAATATGATGatcaattttaattttaattataataatatatttatgggAACACTCATAAGTAAAGTCCTATTATATTACTATCCAGCAAATGCTATAAAGTTGAACCCAAATGAATATTGctataatgtatataattcaaatattataaatgatgGGATTAGAAAACATAAAACTGATTTTGGGAAAAATAGTGAtgattatatttcttttttacaaGATGaatctttaatttttttaaattattcaattaaagaaaatagaaatataaaaataacatatataaatgatttaCTGTTTTCAAAATTGACATCCTATCCTATTGCTGGTTCCGATATTACTGTATCCCCAGGTATAATGCATGGAATAAGTTCGATTAATACACTAATAAGtgttaattatattattaaagatacaaatattcaagataatttattaaatgattGTAAATTAGgaagaatatatttacgTCTAGATTTAGTAGACCCACGTATTAAAACAATGTTTTTTCGATTTACACCGCAAATTGGCACTTTCCTTCCATTCAAAATACCatgtgaaataaaaaatggaaagaCAGTAACCAACGAAAACAAAGAATTTCGGGACAACCTTATCAAGCAGCACAAAATGCAAAGGTCGgctattaaaaatattagccTATTTATGAATTAG
- a CDS encoding conserved Plasmodium protein, unknown function (iprscan;InterPro:IPR003107 : RNA-processing protein, HAT helix;SMART:SM00386; score=100.0;query 118-149;description=HAT (Half-A-TPR) repeat;~iprscan;InterPro:IPR003107 : RNA-processing protein, HAT helix;SMART:SM00386; score=21.0;query 151-183;description=HAT (Half-A-TPR) repeat;~iprscan;InterPro:IPR003107 : RNA-processing protein, HAT helix;SMART:SM00386; score=660.0;query 760-793;description=HAT (Half-A-TPR) repeat;~iprscan;InterPro:IPR003107 : RNA-processing protein, HAT helix;SMART:SM00386; score=300.0;query 284-317;description=HAT (Half-A-TPR) repeat;~iprscan;InterPro:IPR003107 : RNA-processing protein, HAT helix;SMART:SM00386; score=400.0;query 398-430;description=HAT (Half-A-TPR) repeat;~iprscan;InterPro:IPR011990 : Tetratricopeptide-like helical domain;Superfamily:SSF48452; score=6.73E-11;query 594-733;description=Tetratricopeptide-like helical domain superfamily;~iprscan;InterPro:IPR011990 : Tetratricopeptide-like helical domain;Superfamily:SSF48452; score=7.86E-13;query 103-249;description=Tetratricopeptide-like helical domain superfamily;~iprscan;InterPro:IPR011990 : Tetratricopeptide-like helical domain;Superfamily:SSF48452; score=2.59E-17;query 268-496;description=Tetratricopeptide-like helical domain superfamily), with translation MQNDSVQGEEENDGLVTAKELFETHLKVDDRIKLIFKNFNSQEYVDNLMNNKFDEENENNKEGGMGSSDLNSSRVKEPNDENGEEEWADEQERIDYKKELNFLKENPLHINRWSNFLEAYDREEAYEPFLLIFPRCVSYWTKYAELKIKKKQYKEAYSIYRKCINSNIYDLKLFTSFLYFTYHTSSIHEYISFLFEALKYVGTDIKSGYIWVELLYILIKIYNTNLLLNNDIQNLLYDPFKNINHNNRKKNENKVLIPSEQEQQIYKSYIPKKSASIKYIEHYTSDDKLKKFYLSWLNNPTKFLDKVWKGFCSYEKTTSPNFTNSSLFTYNSQYTNSKNAYKELCMLYKELYNLKKSKVVIIPINSVKCKMENNLLYKKWMKIINFEKKNPLKLKLSLVRKRIMYVYEQALIHLQFNSDLWFSYFQFLLLNKKYDYAIRIMREAIEIYLPFDELLKLNFAYFFEKNSLINQAHFIYQLMINDITKKKKKFSLSYLYSKKVFKNLPYSYIKGKGRKKRKRKPNSQKDTNSNLCNNDEEGDKRELPEEEQQVKKVKLGDSEIEDVENIDRENNDDAKLEEIPFMVDEYIKKRFNQSDYEQIDERKKYFVNYINIDKNKKRDFVYTHFLNFIKRNYDETIWRYYVGIILNEKKCSQYMYYYCANMERRLLNNEKRATYIMNEGYEKYSKKKKFILYYISFLLEKGNIDKIRCLVYKFIHNVYSDFYKEYDQKYGGNNNIGSANPSGIDNSGNKKDGKTKMTQNEFNQFESRYLKLLKKKNKSCEKIWNLLTQLEILYGDIQHINKVYETKLKYESGYNFEENKNILLNFGTISKQSEMMMLEDNSITDILCKGYLENLKKNDVDNISYKINLINSQLFAGTSFKDTFFFFHPGNSINVLSTSPFNNLRNEKKKKKKKNDKDKYDKEDDKTFNIDQQAYKDDSNYGDENVPTRAGLYKNVGKLRRNIKNEDDMASSNGKEHSLNQKRRKSLYNKNNQVNATYDSFNFLDAEYYTKKKKKKKNNNHNNTNDNVADGAGELSKNMEGNNPVNYISRPDLKMMSIYKPFENIEHLEEGEKGGGANANNRNARLNENKFFMNKLNKGQKFEDTKLFLKREYFAMPNIINDFLSLLPEENSNLKLSDNSIDYLMTSLQNLFIPKLKDFPYEPIPVKDIIKLKEELDS, from the coding sequence ATGCAAAATGATTCAGTACAAGgagaagaagaaaatgatggGCTAGTAACGGCTAAAGAACTTTTTGAAACCCATTTAAAAGTTGATGATAggattaaattaatttttaaaaattttaactCTCAAGAATATGTTGATAATcttatgaataataaattcgatgaggaaaatgaaaataataaggagGGTGGAATGGGTAGCAGCGATTTAAACAGTAGTAGAGTTAAAGAACcgaatgatgaaaatgggGAAGAGGAATGGGCAGACGAACAAGAACGAAtagattataaaaaagaattaaactttttaaaagaaaatccgttacatataaatagatGGAGTAATTTTTTAGAAGCATATGATAGGGAAGAAGCTTATGagccatttttattaatttttccaAGATGTGTTAGCTATTGGACAAAATATgcagaattaaaaataaaaaaaaaacaatataaagaagcatatagtatatatcgtaaatgtataaattcaaatatatatgatttaaaattatttacatcgtttttatattttacatatcaTACCTCATCTATTCATGAGTATATcagttttttatttgaagctttaaaatatgtaggAACAGATATAAAATCTGGTTATATATGGgttgaattattatatatattaataaaaatatataatacaaatttattattaaataatgatatacaaaatttattatatgatccatttaaaaatataaatcataataatcgaaagaaaaatgaaaataaagtatTAATACCTTCGGAACAGGaacaacaaatatataaatcttATATACCTAAAAAAAGTGCtagcataaaatatatagagcATTATACAAGTGATgataaattgaaaaaattttatttaagttGGTTAAATAATCCAACGAAATTTTTAGATAAGGTATGGAAAGGCTTTTGTTCATATGAAAAGACAACCAGCCCGAATTTTACTAATAGCtcattatttacatataatagtcaatatacaaattctaaaaatgcatataaagaATTGTGTATGCTATATAAGGagttatataatttaaaaaaatccaaAGTTGTTATAATACCTATTAATAGTGTAAAAtgtaaaatggaaaataatttattatataaaaaatggatgaagattataaattttgaaaaaaaaaacccTCTTAAATTAAAGCTATCATTAGTACGTAAAAGAATTATGTATGTTTATGAACAAGCTTTAATACATTTACAATTTAATAGTGATTTATGGTTTtcttattttcaatttttattactaaataaaaaatatgattatgCTATTCGAATTATGAGAGAAGCAATTGAAATTTATCTTCCTTTTGATGAGttgttaaaattaaattttgcttatttttttgaaaaaaactcattaataaatcaagcccattttatatatcaaCTAATGATTAATGATattacgaaaaaaaaaaaaaaattttctttaagttatttatattcgAAAAaggtatttaaaaatttgccATATTCCTATATAAAAGGTAAAGgaaggaaaaaaagaaaaagaaagcCAAACAGCCAAAAAGACACAAACTCCAATTTGTGTAACAATGATGAAGAAGGTGATAAAAGGGAATTACCTGAGGAGGAACAGCAAGTAAAGAAAGTCAAACTGGGCGATTCAGAAATCGAAGATGTGGAAAATATCGATAGGGAAAACAATGATGATGCTAAGTTAGAGGAAATACCATTTATGGttgatgaatatataaagaaaagatTTAACCAATCAGATTATGAACAAATAgatgaaagaaaaaaatattttgtaaattatatcaatatagacaagaataaaaaacgagattttgtttatacacattttttaaattttattaaaagaaattatgATGAAACAATTTGGAGATATTATGTtggaattattttaaatgaaaaaaaatgttcacagtatatgtattattattgtgcAAATATGGAAAGAagattattaaataatgaaaagagagctacatatattatgaatgaaggttatgaaaaatattcgaaaaaaaagaaatttattttatattatataagttTTCTTTTAGAGAAAGGGaatattgataaaattaGATGCttagtatataaatttattcataatgtatattctgatttttataaagaaTATGATCAAAAATATGGTGGGAATAATAACATAGGTTCTGCTAACCCATCTGGTATTGATAACAGTGGTAATAAAAAGGATgggaaaacaaaaatgacACAAAATGAGTTTAATCAATTTGAATCAcgttatttaaaattattaaaaaaaaaaaataaatcatgtgaaaaaatttggaatttattaacacagttagaaatattatatggaGATATccaacatataaataaagtttATGAGactaaattaaaatatgagtcaggttataattttgaagaaaataaaaatattcttttaaattttggAACTATTTCAAAACAAAGCGAAATGATGATGTTAGAAGATAATTCTATTACTGATATACTTTGTAAAGGATATttggaaaatttaaaaaaaaacgatgttgataatatatcatataaaataaacttaATTAATTCTCAGTTATTTGCTGGGACATCCTTTAAGGATaccttcttttttttccatccAGGAAATAGTATTAACGTTTTATCAACGTCACCTTTTAATAATCTTagaaatgaaaagaaaaaaaaaaaaaaaaaaaatgataaagataAATATGACAAGGAGGATGACAAAACATTCAATATTGATCAACAAGCATATAAAGATGATTCAAATTATGGTGATGAAAATGTGCCAACAAGAGCtggtttatataaaaacgtTGGAAAATTACgaagaaatattaaaaatgaagatgATATGGCTAGCTCAAATGGAAAAGAACACTCCCTAAAccaaaaaagaagaaaaagtttatataataaaaataatcaagTGAATGCTACATATGATTCATTTAACTTTTTGGATGCAgaatattatacaaaaaaaaaaaaaaaaaaaaaaaataacaaccATAATAATACTAATGATAATGTTGCCGATGGTGCTGGAGAATTATCGAAAAATATGGAAGGGAATAATCCagttaattatataagtaGACcagatttaaaaatgatgtctatatataagccttttgaaaatattgagCATTTAGAAGAAGGGGAAAAAGGGGGAGGAGCAAATGCTAATAATAGAAATGCAAGacttaatgaaaataaattttttatgaataaattaaataaggGACAAAAATTTGAAGATACAAAActctttttaaaaagagAATATTTCGCAATgccaaatattataaatgattttttaagtttattACCTGAGgaaaattcaaatttaaaattatcagACAATTCAATCGACTATTTGATGACATCATTGCAGAATTTGTTTATACCCAAATTAAAGGACTTTCCCTATGAGCCCATACCAGTAAAAGATATTATTAAGCTTAAAGAAGAATTAGATAGCTAG
- a CDS encoding conserved protein, unknown function (term=annotation;date=20160704;qualifier=removed_product=conserved Plasmodium protein, unknown function;qualifier=added_product=conserved protein, unknown function;curatorName=ucb@sanger.ac.uk;~;query 1-4; ~;query 5-22; ~;query 23-674; ~;query 640-640;GPI_cleavage_site_score=1.72;~tmhmm; query 1-675; ~pfam_scan;Pfam:PF05542.7; E()=1.0E-11;score=44.9;query 585-669;description=DUF760;~pfam_scan;Pfam:PF05542.7; E()=7.4E-13;score=48.5;query 352-434;description=DUF760;~iprscan;InterPro:IPR008479 : Protein of unknown function DUF760;Pfam:PF05542; score=8.5E-13;query 352-434;description=Protein of unknown function DUF760;~iprscan;InterPro:IPR008479 : Protein of unknown function DUF760;Pfam:PF05542; score=1.2E-11;query 585-669;description=Protein of unknown function DUF760), protein MLRSIYVIVVECFIALSVIYIVKFEQVKCQKDILPIDKIFPKIASYSKKKKIYLFIPNRHSTKINNLFKKNTILAFRKINNNSIIINNNTVDFFKNNHNFPEFFNLNKFRLFDNTLQNDGKEDNPTNLNTSLDPILKKDQNDTNLEKREKWKKHLEDKRRKEILKHINSLTKEKANIKGKKKKKHVINKRNTKQTTIENDADIEKEKRSHENIEEEEEDEEEEDDDEYYKDEGDNYYEEEEDDYYDEGEEEDDEEYEYGDEEDEYEGYEDEEDDEEDFFNPDKPNETDHVKDNKSVEGNRYYKPHQYNIHSNYSNSPINNNINNAFMPKKKNDFPLFFPTNNKHFEKTNNKYFDKICSIPPNELINLFFENTPERVKEAVKNIIFNIIGNIQKYALDISVLITYDKIYNFLLQILLTGYMLKNADYRLSLNESLYDQNNQNNQKEIFNFKKYFNTIFTDNFKQPGEALNSGELINTQPDTITNYDEEKKNENNIQDETTNLHMPIYDQNNNYLSENDNNNNSSKIQHNRKTDVGEEFYTKFKQATNEDLPIINTKNYIIFLKKKITSLENQLKALKENKTFHNDDLLSYIKSLTDIQLRSLTDNIGAVVLDATKKIVELVIQGMTLNVNKNLPNELIYTSGSVLTYICFWQLIVGYTFREMEIRDELADYFNTH, encoded by the coding sequence ATGCTAAGATCCATTTATGTAATTGTTGTGGAATGTTTTATTGCTCTATCagttatttatattgtcAAGTTTGAGCAGGTCAAATGCCAAAAGGATATTCTTCCcattgataaaatatttccaaaaatagctagctactcaaaaaaaaaaaaaatatatctctTTATACCAAACAGGCAttcaacaaaaataaacaatttatttaaaaaaaacactaTTTTAGCATTCcgaaaaataaacaataattctataataataaataataatactgtcgatttttttaagaacaatcataattttccaGAATTTTTTAACCTAAATAAATTTCGACTTTTTGATAACACCTTACAAAATGATGGAAAAGAAGATAACCcaacaaatttaaatacaaGCTTGGAccctattttaaaaaaagatcaAAATGATACGAACTTGGAAAAGAGagaaaaatggaaaaaacaTTTGGAAGATAAACGACGGaaagaaattttaaaacatataaatagtcTGACCAAAGAAAAAGCAAATATCaagggaaaaaaaaaaaaaaaacatgtcATAAACAAAAGGAATACTAAACAAACTACTATAGAAAATGATGCAGACAtcgaaaaagaaaaacgaAGCCACGAAAATattgaagaagaagaagaagacGAAGAGGAAGAAGATGATGACGAATATTATAAGGACGAAGGagataattattatgagGAAGAGGAAGACGATTATTATGATGAAGGTGAAGAGGAGGACGATGAAGAATACGAGTACGGAGATGAAGAAGATGAATATGAAGGATATGAAGATGAAGAGgatgatgaagaagatTTTTTCAATCCTGATAAACCAAATGAAACTGATCATGTGaaagataataaaagtGTAGAAGGAAATAGATATTATAAACCACAccaatataatattcattCAAATTATTCTAATTCaccaataaataataatattaataatgcatttatgccaaaaaaaaaaaatgatttcccattattttttccaacaaataataaacatttcgaaaaaacgaataataaatattttgataaaatatgtagtATACCACCAAATGAACTTataaacttattttttgaaaatacaCCAGAAAGAGTTAAAGAAgctgtaaaaaatattatatttaatataattggtaatattcaaaaatatgcattagATATATCTGTTTTAATTacttatgataaaatatataatttcctTTTACAAATACTTCTCACTGGttatatgttaaaaaatgctGATTATAGATTAAGTCTAAATGAATCTCTTTACgatcaaaataatcaaaacaatcaaaaagaaattttcaactttaaaaaatattttaatactatttttactGATAATTTTAAGCAACCTGGAGAGGCATTAAATTCAGGCGAACTAATAAACACACAACCTGATACTATTACAAATTATGAtgaagagaaaaaaaatgaaaataatatacaagaCGAGACGACCAACTTACATATGCCAATATATgaccaaaataataattacctttctgaaaatgataataataataatagttcAAAAATTCAGCATAATAGAAAAACCGATGTTGGAGAAGagttttatacaaaatttaaacaaGCCACTAATGAAGACTTACCAATAATTAATacgaaaaattatattatttttttaaaaaaaaaaataacttcTTTAGAAAATCAATTGAAAgcattaaaagaaaataaaacttttCATAATGATGACTTACTTTCATATATCAAATCGCTGACTGATATCCAATTGCGTTCACTAACTGATAATATAGGAGCCGTTGTTTTGGAtgcaacaaaaaaaattgttgaaTTAGTTATACAAGGTATGACATtaaatgttaataaaaatttaccGAATGaacttatatatactagTGGATCAGTATTAACATACATTTGCTTTTGGCAATTGATTGTCGGCTATACATTCAGAGAAATGGAAATAAGAGATGAACTTGCagattattttaatacccATTAA